Genomic window (Ranitomeya variabilis isolate aRanVar5 chromosome 8, aRanVar5.hap1, whole genome shotgun sequence):
caggagcgaggcccgttgtgggacagccgtgacccccggcacgcggaccaggtggttttgagacgtatgtgggctgaggtggccaaatcgctgtgggatggctttgacagcgcttcacccaCGGACAAAGataaatttggtaagtattgccgaAATGCCGCTCTGACCCATCAGGCCAGGATACACAACCGTCTGTGATGTGTTCTACTTTTGTAGCATCGCACACGGTTGCGTTATCAATTAAAAAAGTTTCTCtcaacctttatttttttttttactttttcacagtcaaaaaattgaagaccagatggcgcttcatgaaggaccgtttcaatcggggcctgcggaaggagggacagactcgtagtggtgctgctgcggcaaggaCATCAACATACAAGTACAGCAGAATTCTTCAGTTCCTGAAACCGGTCCttgcccgccgacagtaagtatttagtACCTATTCCCACACATCGGGTATTGCATACATGCAtattcacgtagtatattccccagccatgtAGTTTCTTGCCCAGCCatttattatattgcccagtgacatagtatacagcacacagacacatagtatattggccagccacgtgcaatatttcatagtggcgtagtatattgcccatccaggttTATCACAGTTTCCAATAAAACGTTAAAATAATAGACACGGGAGACCTTCTAGTCCACGGCAGGTTATGTTCTCAGGGTTGGTCTTATCGCAGGACcagtgatgacgtctcggtcacatgaccgtgacgtcatggcagttccgacgataagcgtaaaccatggcggccgttacaaacggcaaccatgggtgagtatagcatcgtaattttttaaaacaaaatgttttcaatttttaatattgatgcggcataggcagtgtcaatagtaaaaatttggttacaTCTTAACGGCGGCAACGGTTACCGCCGGTAAGTGTTTATCGATGACAgtggggagtatgcgggcgacaggcattcactgcagggagtaaggagcggccattttattcaggactgtgcccggcgctgattggCAGCTGGCCGTAACAATCAGCTAATTAATACCGTTATGACTGACAGACGGAACTGACCCTTTACAATTTTGTAAAATTATAATTTTATAGTGTGTGATGCAATGTTAACTttatattatacacaggaggtggcggaggtggcgaatgtgaaatgttatattttgtatactaatgttttccttatgttttcacagaacacacagcagcaccctcgagcctgttcggccctctggagcggtccttcgtgaatcgccatctgacccgtcacagccatcccacagtgagagtaggcttgcaccaccatctggagaaccggcagccggtccatcagatgttcccctggccgaggccactggcgctccttccttcgggtattcccgacagcgtcagcgggcctcggacaggccgctactgcccgaatttttgcatttgagcacggtcttccagaattctttcaaggcgctgggcgatagaatggacacagctctgtccaatatcgaccggcgccttgaaactatggaatccgagctctcgaggccagcaaaacatttctttagtgtcattgcgaagggcatggtggaacatcttacgccggaactccagatttcggtgatgtaggcctgcaacaatgcctacgtgactgctctgcagcaggctcgggtcatgcagtcagcgactacaatgcccgtagtaccatcgctggctagcatgactccgactcctgctgcagagcacccACACAGAGCTCCGCGTGCCGAGGGCCACCGCCGCCGCCGACACCATAGAACCGAGCCGAaaagtcctgctcctgccaggccttcaAGGACCCAAAGACGCCACGCAGAAcaacacccagagggagagaggagaaaacggCCAAAAACAACAACAGCTacggcggctctggctgctccaataccaacaccgagctctcggccggggtctagccggagcaggagtagccagagccagtccaCAGTGCCAAGGAgactggtcgtgcctcctccctcccctcctgcgttggcattctcgccaccgtcgaccacagggtggtcagacGTCGGCATACCTTCCAGTATTGTGCAGTATGGTggttcctcctcctactcctcctcctccacccccccCTCCACCCACTCCCAAACTGGTGGATATCAATCTCCCTTAATCGCCGAAGTTCCTACCCCTTAGAAcctttccccatttttctttttgtgtcacccttaataaaattgttattttgaTAACAAAATCGGAGTTTCTTGGTCTAAAATAAAGTTAGcaccaactcacaccgtgcgccgtatacacaaatcttgtgtttttaacacctcatatctgcaatgtcTGACACAATTTTATCCAGTTTGTTGTAATTTTTTTGTGGGctgtctctcattgtactatgaggtgttacaaacacaaagaggattaaaaaatatatcaattttcaaacctactgtaaaggtaccgtcacacataacgatttcgtcctggccgtaaagtaaaagcagagcacaccggtgacgtcaacgctgtgctgtgctttagggccggcacagtgcgggaagctgacggcgatggacgtggcagacaccggaatgtaagtatgtactgtttgttttttt
Coding sequences:
- the LOC143788829 gene encoding uncharacterized protein LOC143788829, encoding MVASIQERGPLWDSRDPRHADQVVLRRMWAEVAKSLWDGFDSASPTDKDKFVKKLKTRWRFMKDRFNRGLRKEGQTRSGAAAARTSTYKYSRILQFLKPVLARRQTHSSTLEPVRPSGAVLRESPSDPSQPSHSESRLAPPSGEPAAGPSDVPLAEATGAPSFGYSRQRQRASDRPLLPEFLHLSTDSKERIKLSPGTLPDHEYIIDVPPPGYHPGVKWMRRYLENLTLP